TCGCCCTGCTTGCGCACATAGGCGACGGTGCGGCCGTCGGGGCTGATCTGCGGGTCGGTCGCGACCTGCAGGGCGAAGATGTCCCCGCCCTCGAAACGCGACACCAGCGACGGCGCGGTTTCGGCGAAGGCCGGGGCGGAGAGGATGGGCGCGCCGAGCAGCAGCGCGGCCAGGGTCGGTTTGAGCATGGGAAACCTCGATCTGCGGATGCCACAGAGTTGCGCGTTTCGGCGCCGGGCTCAAGAAGTGTATTGCAATCGCAGGACGGTGACGGCGATCGCGGCCGCCCATCTTCAGCGGGGCGGTGGATCCATTTTGATGCATTTATATTAATTGCACGGGGAGGGCCATGCTGTAGGATCGTCATATGGCTCAGGGACAAAATGCGGCTTTGAATGTGGAAGCCGTCCGGCGCTCGGAAACGCGGGAACGCCTGCTGGAAACGGCCGAGAGGCTGTTCGGAACCCATGGTATCGACGGCGTATCGCTCCGCCAGATCCGGCTGGAGGCGGGTCAGCTCAACAGCAATGCGGTCCAGTATCACTTCGGCAGCAAGGATGATCTGATCTATGCGATCATGAAGGCCCGCGTCAGGCATATGGAAGCCATTCGCCGGGAAATGCTCGAAAAGGCGGAGAGGGAGGGGCGCACCTCCGATCAGCCCACATTGCTGAAGATCATGTGCCTGCCCCATCTGGAACTGAAAAGTGCCGACGGGCGATATCCCTATGCGCGCTTCATGTCTGAATATCTGACCAGGTACAGGGCAAGGAACATACAGCATCCGATAGAAGATCGCCTCGAAACCCCGATATTGTTCAAGGTGGTGAAATTGCTGCGGTCCACGCTGTTCATGCTGGATCGGGAAATAGCGCTCATGCGCGTCACCGCTGCCACCCTGATATTCCTGAATGCGCTCGTCCAGTATGATTCGGGTATAGCCTATGAAGGCCATTCTCTGGACCTGGGGATCGTTGCCGACGAGGCGATCGTCATGGCGGTCGCGGCGCTCAACGCCCCCCCGAGCGAGTCGCTACGCAGCCGCTATGAAAAGAGCTAGGTACGCTCGGCAGGCTAAATATATATGTATTAAATCCAGCGAGGCGCTGAACCGAAGATGCGCTTCGTAAGGGCGCCTGATCGGATGCCCGGGACCGTTTTGGCTGCCTGAATGGCGGCGCGACGGATCCTGCTTGTACGGGCGGATGCCGTCCATACTGGTCCGGGGGAGTGGGTGTGCGAATGGACGTTAGGCACCTTCGGGCATGGGCCCGACTCGTCCCGATGATCCTCGCGGCGTCCCCGCTGACGGCCGCGTCGGTCTCTGCGCTCCCGCCAGCGCCCAGCTATGCGCTGGACAGGGCCGATCAGTTTGATCCTTCGCCCCGGCCGGATGTGGTTCCTGGCGATCCATCCGCCCGCACGGCGCTCGCCCACATCCTCACCGCCGATGCCGTCATCTACGGCCTCGCCGGCGTGTACCAATATGAGCAGATGTACCGCCAGGCGGTGGATCGCGATGCCCCCCGCTTCACGGGTTTCAATCGCTTCTGGCACGATAATGATCTCGCCGGACCCGGCTATGCCGCGTTCAAGGCGCCCAACTCCGACACGCTCTACTCGAACGCGTGGCTCGATCTCCGCGACGGGCCGGTGCTGATCCATGTGCCGGATATCGGCCTGCGATACTATACGCTGAATTTCTTCGATG
The sequence above is drawn from the Rhizorhabdus dicambivorans genome and encodes:
- a CDS encoding TetR/AcrR family transcriptional regulator, producing the protein MAQGQNAALNVEAVRRSETRERLLETAERLFGTHGIDGVSLRQIRLEAGQLNSNAVQYHFGSKDDLIYAIMKARVRHMEAIRREMLEKAEREGRTSDQPTLLKIMCLPHLELKSADGRYPYARFMSEYLTRYRARNIQHPIEDRLETPILFKVVKLLRSTLFMLDREIALMRVTAATLIFLNALVQYDSGIAYEGHSLDLGIVADEAIVMAVAALNAPPSESLRSRYEKS